The genomic region TCGCTCCAACGCGCTCGGCCAGCCGCAGCGCAAGAAGGTGATCAGCCGACTGCGTGCCTATCACGGCGTCACCATCGCGTCGGCCAGCCTCACGGGCCTGCCGAACAACCACCGCTCGTTCGACCTGCCGCTGCCGAACATCCTGCATACGGGCTCGCCGCACTTCTACAAGGACGGTGCTCCCGGCGAGAGCGAGGAAGCCTTCGCCACGCGGCGGGCCGAGGAGCTCGACGCCCTGATCCAGAAGGAAGGGCCGGATACGATCGCAGCCTTCTTCGGTGAGCCGGTGATGGGGGCGGGCGGCGTCGTCGTGCCGCCGGCGACCTACTGGGACAAGATCCAGAAGGTGCTGAAGAAGTACGACATCCTCTTAGTCGCCGACGAGGTGATCTGCGGTTTCGGCCGCACCGGCAAGATGTTCGGCTGCGAGACCTACGGCATCAAGCCCGATGCGATGGTGGTCTCCAAGCAGATCACCTCGAGCTATTTCCCGCTGTCGGCGATCATCCTGAACGACCGGATGTTCGAGCCGATCGCGGACGAGAGCAACAAGATCGGCGTGCTCGGCCACGGCTTCACCGCGGGCGGCCATCCGGTCGGCTCGGCGATTGCGCTGGAGAACCTCAAGATCATCGAGGAGCGTGGCCTGGTCGCGCACGCGGCCGAGCTCGGCGCCTACATGCAGGGCCGCTTACGTGAGCTTGCGAGCCACCCGCTGGTCGGCGAGGTTCGCGGCGTCGGCATGATCGCAGCGCTCGAGCTCGTGCTCGACAAGAGCCGCAAGACGGCGGCCGCGACGCCCGGCGCCGTCGGCGGCATCGCCAGCCGCATGCTCCAGGAGCGCGGCGTGATCTCGCGCAACATGCTCGATGCCATCGCAATCTGCCCGCCGCTGATCACGACCAAGGCTCAGATCGACGAGCTGGTCACCGCGATTTCAGGCGTGCTGAACGACATGAAGAGCGAAGTGGCGAAGCTGACGCCGGCGTAAGGCACGCTGTCGCGTCGATTTCCCGTCATTGCGAGCGAAGCGAAGCAATCCAGAATCCCTCCTCGGAAACAGTCTGGATTGCTTCGTCGCAAGAGCTCCTCGCAATGACGATGGAGAGAGCGACGAAGCCCTACGCCCGCTGCACCCCGACCACGCGGCCTTTCTCGATCGCCAGCGCCAGCTCGCCGCGCTTCAGCTTCAAGGCGGCGTCGCCGAACAGCTCGCGACGCCAGCCGCGTAAGGCGGGCACGTCGGCTTCATCGTCCGCCGCGATCTCTTCGAGGTCGTCGACGGTCGCGATCACCTTGCTTGCGACCGCGTGGCGCTCGGCAGTCATCCGCAAGAGCACCTTCAACAGCTCGACGATGGCCGCGCCGTTGGAATTATTGCGCGGTTTCTCCAGCTTGGGCAGCTTCGTGAAGTCCCGCGCGAGCCCACGTTCGACCGCGGCAACGATGTCCGCGCCCCATTTGGATTTCTCGAACCCCTTCGGCACCGAGCGCAGATGCGCTAGCTTTTCCAGCGTAGTCGGCGCGTGAGTCGCGATGTCGGTGATGGCTTCGTCGCGCAGCACGCGGCCGCGCGGCACGTCTCGGCTCTGCGCCTCCTGCTCGCGCCAAGCCGCGACCTCCATCAGCACTGCGAGATCCTTCGGCTTGCGGACCCTCGTCTTCAGCCGCTCCCAGGCGCGCTCGGGGTGGAAATCATAGGTGCGGGGCGAGGTCAGGACCTCCATCTCGATGGAGACCCATTCGCTGCGGCGGCGCTTCTTCAGGTCGGCGTCGAGCGCGGCGAAGACGTCGCGCAAATGGGTGACGTCGGACACCGCGTAATGCATCTGCTCCTTGGTCAGCGGCCGGCGCGACCAGTCGGTGAAGCGGTGGGTCTTGTCGGGGCGGTGGCCGGTGACCTTCTCGACCAGGGCGTCATAGGCGATGCTGTCCCCGTAGCCGAGCAC from Bradyrhizobium sp. CB1015 harbors:
- a CDS encoding aspartate aminotransferase family protein — encoded protein: MSMLPNSQEARDVAYQLHPYTNARAHQQAGPLVIERGEGPYVFDATGKRYFEAMAGLWSVGLGFNEKRLVEAAYKQMQALPFYHTFSAKSHGPSIDLAEKLVALAPVTMSKVFFTNSGSEANDTVLKLIAYRSNALGQPQRKKVISRLRAYHGVTIASASLTGLPNNHRSFDLPLPNILHTGSPHFYKDGAPGESEEAFATRRAEELDALIQKEGPDTIAAFFGEPVMGAGGVVVPPATYWDKIQKVLKKYDILLVADEVICGFGRTGKMFGCETYGIKPDAMVVSKQITSSYFPLSAIILNDRMFEPIADESNKIGVLGHGFTAGGHPVGSAIALENLKIIEERGLVAHAAELGAYMQGRLRELASHPLVGEVRGVGMIAALELVLDKSRKTAAATPGAVGGIASRMLQERGVISRNMLDAIAICPPLITTKAQIDELVTAISGVLNDMKSEVAKLTPA
- the rnd gene encoding ribonuclease D; amino-acid sequence: MDLITTTADLAAACSRLAKHPVITVDTEFLRETTYYPLLCVVQMASAEEAVVIDALAEGIDLKPFFELMANEGVLKVFHAARQDIEIIWHQAGIIPHPVFDTQVAAMVLGYGDSIAYDALVEKVTGHRPDKTHRFTDWSRRPLTKEQMHYAVSDVTHLRDVFAALDADLKKRRRSEWVSIEMEVLTSPRTYDFHPERAWERLKTRVRKPKDLAVLMEVAAWREQEAQSRDVPRGRVLRDEAITDIATHAPTTLEKLAHLRSVPKGFEKSKWGADIVAAVERGLARDFTKLPKLEKPRNNSNGAAIVELLKVLLRMTAERHAVASKVIATVDDLEEIAADDEADVPALRGWRRELFGDAALKLKRGELALAIEKGRVVGVQRA